A region from the Perca fluviatilis chromosome 16, GENO_Pfluv_1.0, whole genome shotgun sequence genome encodes:
- the LOC120544642 gene encoding N66 matrix protein-like isoform X1, with amino-acid sequence MAHSIGNSKDIYVGTNKGKIGADNVINISGRTGSQPNTGNSCNTGGGNGFNSASTASGKTGNARGEKAVNIGNTSNMTVGDNAGDIGAKNTCNVSGDIGAGNNCNVMGGDGVKISIGNMGNMVVGDNAGGIGVGNNCNVNTGGKGAEINIGNATNAGIGFNAGGFGAGNNVNIN; translated from the exons ATGGCACACAGCATTGGTAACAGCAAGGACATTTACGTTGGAACCAACAAAGGGAAGATTGGCGCTGATAATGTCATCAATATTAGCG gaAGAACAGGATCCCAGCCAAATACTGGCAACTCATGTAACACGGGAGGTGGAAATGGATTCAACTCTGCATCCACTGCCTCAGGGAAAACTGGCAATGCGAGGG GAGAAAAAGCAGTCAATATTGGCAACACAAGTAACATGACAGTTGGAGACAATGCAGGAGACATCGGTGCAAAGAACACCTGCAATGTGAGCG GAGACATTGGTGCAGGGAACAACTGCAATGTAATGG GAGGAGATGGAGTCAAAATAAGTATTGGCAACATGGGTAACATGGTAGTTGGAGACAACGCAGGGGGCATTGGTGTGGGGAACAACTGCAATGTGAACA CAGGAGGAAAAGGAGCTGAAATTAATATTGGCAACGCAACAAATGCAGGGATTGGGTTTAACGCAGGAGGCTTTGGTGCAGGGaacaatgtaaacattaactAA
- the LOC120544642 gene encoding N66 matrix protein-like isoform X2, whose protein sequence is MAHSIGNSKDIYVGTNKGKIGADNVINISGRTGSQPNTGNSCNTGGGNGFNSASTASGKTGNARGEKAVNIGNTSNMTVGDNAGDIGAKNTCNVSGGDGVKISIGNMGNMVVGDNAGGIGVGNNCNVNTGGKGAEINIGNATNAGIGFNAGGFGAGNNVNIN, encoded by the exons ATGGCACACAGCATTGGTAACAGCAAGGACATTTACGTTGGAACCAACAAAGGGAAGATTGGCGCTGATAATGTCATCAATATTAGCG gaAGAACAGGATCCCAGCCAAATACTGGCAACTCATGTAACACGGGAGGTGGAAATGGATTCAACTCTGCATCCACTGCCTCAGGGAAAACTGGCAATGCGAGGG GAGAAAAAGCAGTCAATATTGGCAACACAAGTAACATGACAGTTGGAGACAATGCAGGAGACATCGGTGCAAAGAACACCTGCAATGTGAGCG GAGGAGATGGAGTCAAAATAAGTATTGGCAACATGGGTAACATGGTAGTTGGAGACAACGCAGGGGGCATTGGTGTGGGGAACAACTGCAATGTGAACA CAGGAGGAAAAGGAGCTGAAATTAATATTGGCAACGCAACAAATGCAGGGATTGGGTTTAACGCAGGAGGCTTTGGTGCAGGGaacaatgtaaacattaactAA